Proteins encoded together in one Anoxybacillus flavithermus window:
- a CDS encoding CYTH domain-containing protein, whose protein sequence is MKHELEIEFKNVLTAEEFSRLTNAFCVRDEEWDVQQNYYFDTPDFQLKQQKSALRIRFKNGSYTLTLKQPYEDGLLETHEPLTSETATALISGATSLQDDIANILQALHIDPTAIVCFGSLTTRRAERPYKNGTLVFDYNEYMNVADYEVEYEANERAEGEKTFTQLLESFHIPKRKTKNKIERFYEAKYETERSS, encoded by the coding sequence ATGAAGCATGAATTAGAAATTGAATTTAAAAACGTGTTAACGGCTGAAGAATTTTCCCGCTTAACGAACGCATTTTGCGTGCGCGATGAGGAATGGGACGTGCAACAAAATTATTATTTTGACACGCCAGACTTTCAACTGAAACAACAAAAAAGCGCATTACGCATTCGTTTCAAAAACGGCTCATATACATTAACATTAAAACAACCATACGAAGACGGGCTGTTAGAAACGCATGAGCCGCTAACGTCTGAAACCGCGACAGCACTTATTTCGGGTGCGACATCACTTCAAGACGACATCGCCAACATATTGCAGGCGCTTCATATCGATCCAACAGCGATCGTTTGTTTCGGATCGCTCACAACTCGGCGCGCGGAACGCCCGTATAAAAATGGCACGCTCGTTTTCGATTATAACGAATATATGAACGTAGCTGACTATGAAGTCGAATACGAAGCGAACGAACGAGCAGAAGGGGAAAAAACGTTTACGCAACTGCTCGAATCGTTTCATATTCCAAAACGAAAAACGAAAAATAAAATTGAACGATTTTACGAAGCTAAATACGAAACGGAGCGATCGTCATGA
- the prpE gene encoding bis(5'-nucleosyl)-tetraphosphatase PrpE gives MYDIIGDIHGCFHEFMLLTKKLGYVWEHDIPIHPNGRKLAFVGDLADRGPQSLRVIDTVISLVQQNKAVYVPGNHCDKLYRFFLGRNVQVTHGLETTVAEWEQADEKTKTRLRTQFMKLYENAPLYAVLDDGKLVIAHAGIRGDYIGKSNQKVKTFVLYGDITGEKHPDGSPVRRDWAKYYRGDALIVYGHTPVKEPRWLNNTVNIDTGCVFGGQLTALRYPEMETVSVPSTMPYVAEKFRPFD, from the coding sequence ATGTACGACATTATTGGCGATATTCACGGTTGTTTTCACGAATTCATGTTATTAACAAAAAAGCTTGGCTACGTTTGGGAACACGATATCCCGATTCATCCGAACGGACGAAAGCTTGCCTTCGTCGGCGATTTAGCCGATCGTGGTCCGCAGTCATTGCGCGTCATTGATACGGTCATCTCGCTCGTTCAACAAAACAAAGCGGTGTACGTTCCGGGCAACCATTGCGACAAATTGTATCGTTTTTTTCTCGGTCGAAACGTGCAAGTGACACATGGGCTTGAAACGACCGTTGCTGAATGGGAACAAGCCGATGAAAAAACAAAAACGCGCCTTCGTACGCAATTTATGAAGCTGTACGAAAACGCCCCGCTTTATGCCGTCTTAGACGATGGAAAACTTGTGATCGCCCACGCCGGCATTCGAGGGGACTATATTGGCAAATCGAATCAAAAAGTAAAAACATTTGTGTTATACGGCGATATTACAGGAGAAAAACATCCAGACGGCTCGCCCGTTCGGCGCGATTGGGCAAAATATTACCGAGGCGATGCGCTTATCGTATACGGACATACGCCCGTCAAAGAGCCGCGCTGGCTAAACAACACCGTCAACATCGACACCGGCTGCGTATTCGGTGGACAACTCACAGCGCTTCGCTATCCGGAAATGGAGACGGTTTCTGTTCCATCAACGATGCCATATGTCGCAGAAAAATTTCGCCCGTTTGACTAA
- a CDS encoding GTP pyrophosphokinase family protein, with protein MERHWEFFLAPYKQAVEELKVKLKGMRAQFEMQGVHSPIEFVTGRVKPIASILDKAQKKNIPLDQLEQQMQDIAGLRMMCQFVDDIQTVVELLRKRNDFTIVEERDYITQKKESGYRSYHVVIRYPVQMIYGEKNILVEIQIRTLAMNFWATIEHSLNYKYSGKFPEDIRQRLQRAAEAAYLLDEEMSKIRFEIQEAQAAFSRKQDLKESEE; from the coding sequence ATGGAAAGACATTGGGAGTTTTTTTTAGCGCCGTATAAACAGGCGGTGGAAGAGCTGAAAGTAAAGTTAAAAGGGATGCGCGCCCAATTTGAAATGCAAGGGGTGCATTCTCCAATTGAATTTGTGACAGGAAGAGTGAAGCCGATTGCGAGCATTTTAGATAAAGCGCAAAAGAAAAATATTCCGCTCGATCAACTTGAACAACAAATGCAAGATATTGCTGGTTTGCGTATGATGTGTCAATTTGTCGATGACATTCAGACGGTCGTTGAACTGTTGCGCAAGCGCAACGATTTTACGATCGTTGAAGAGCGCGATTACATTACGCAAAAAAAAGAGAGCGGGTATCGTTCGTACCATGTCGTCATTCGTTATCCGGTGCAAATGATTTACGGTGAAAAAAACATTTTAGTGGAAATTCAAATTCGCACGCTTGCGATGAATTTTTGGGCGACGATTGAACATTCGTTAAACTACAAATATAGCGGCAAGTTTCCAGAAGATATTCGCCAACGATTGCAGCGCGCCGCAGAAGCCGCATATTTGTTAGACGAGGAAATGTCGAAAATTCGTTTTGAAATTCAAGAGGCGCAAGCGGCGTTTTCGCGTAAGCAAGACTTAAAAGAGAGCGAGGAGTGA
- a CDS encoding RluA family pseudouridine synthase: MFQLRWIVTKQQDGMAVREFLKEKHISKTALTDIKFKGGNIEVNGQRVTVRYVLKAGDEVCVSFPPEQKGVHMVAEPIPLAVVYEDDYVIVINKPPHMSTIPSREHPHGTLANALLHHYEQQQLQTTVHVVTRLDRDTSGLVLVAKHRHVHHLLSEQQKQGRVKRRYEAVCHGYVTPLVGTIDAPIGRKGDSIIEREVRPDGQRAVTHYEVLQQKNEMTHVSIRLETGRTHQIRVHFSHIGHPLVGDDLYGGFREHIDRQALHSCELTFFHPFLEKTMTFHAPLPHDMARLL; this comes from the coding sequence ATGTTTCAACTTCGTTGGATTGTGACAAAGCAACAAGATGGAATGGCTGTAAGGGAATTTTTAAAAGAAAAGCATATTTCGAAAACAGCATTGACAGACATTAAGTTTAAAGGGGGAAATATTGAAGTAAACGGTCAGCGCGTCACCGTTCGCTACGTGCTAAAAGCAGGCGATGAAGTGTGCGTTTCGTTTCCACCAGAACAAAAAGGGGTACATATGGTCGCTGAGCCGATTCCGCTTGCGGTCGTGTATGAAGATGATTATGTGATCGTCATCAATAAGCCTCCGCACATGTCAACCATTCCGTCGCGCGAACATCCGCATGGGACGCTTGCGAATGCGTTATTGCATCATTACGAACAACAACAGTTACAAACGACGGTGCATGTCGTCACACGGCTTGACCGCGATACGTCTGGGCTTGTGCTTGTCGCAAAGCATCGCCACGTGCATCATTTACTTAGCGAACAACAAAAGCAAGGGCGGGTGAAACGGCGGTACGAAGCGGTTTGCCACGGTTATGTCACCCCGCTCGTTGGAACGATTGATGCGCCGATCGGACGAAAAGGCGACAGCATCATCGAGCGGGAAGTGCGGCCAGACGGTCAGCGGGCGGTGACGCATTATGAAGTATTGCAACAGAAAAATGAGATGACGCACGTGTCGATTCGATTAGAAACGGGGCGTACGCATCAAATTCGCGTTCATTTTTCTCATATCGGTCATCCGCTCGTTGGTGATGATTTGTATGGCGGTTTTCGGGAACATATCGACCGCCAAGCGTTACATAGTTGTGAGCTGACGTTTTTTCATCCATTTCTCGAAAAAACGATGACGTTTCATGCGCCGCTCCCTCATGACATGGCCCGTTTGCTTTAG
- the pepF gene encoding oligoendopeptidase F, with amino-acid sequence MAKTLPTRKDVPVEYTWRLEDIFATDEQWEQEFQQIQALLPKFSEYKGRLGESAQMLYEALQYRDHVFMRLGKLYAYAHMRHDEDTANSLYQGLETRAEGLYAEAGQATAFIVPEILAMDEDVLRTFLQQYEPLRLYAHELDEMNRQRPHVLSEKEEALLAQAAEVMNASSNTFGALNNADLRFPTITDENGEEVEVTHGRYIRFLESEDRRVRRDAFKAVYDTYRKYENTFASTLSGAVKRNNFFARVRNYRSAREAALSKNQIPETVYDNLIETIHRYLPLLHRYVQLRKRVLGLDELHMYDLYTPLVKQVDMKVTYEEAKDILLKGLTPLGDEYISIVKEGFDNRWVDVQETRGKRSGAYSSGSYGTNPYILMNWQDNVNNLFTLAHEFGHSVHSYYTRKYQPYPYGNYSIFVAEVASTCNEALLNDYLLKTIDDEKKKLYLLNHYLETFRGTVFRQTMFAEFEHMIHQMAQNGEALTAKVLTEKYYELNKTYFGDGVVIDEEIGLEWARIPHFYYNYYVYQYATGFSAATALSKQILEEGTPAVERYIGFLKAGSSDYPIEVLKKAGVDMTAPEPIEQACQVFEQKLQQLEQLL; translated from the coding sequence ATGGCAAAAACGTTGCCGACACGTAAAGACGTTCCGGTAGAGTACACATGGCGTCTCGAAGATATTTTCGCGACGGATGAACAATGGGAACAAGAATTTCAACAAATTCAAGCACTGCTTCCGAAATTTTCGGAGTATAAAGGCAGATTAGGGGAAAGCGCACAGATGTTATACGAAGCGTTACAATATCGCGACCATGTGTTCATGCGACTAGGAAAATTATATGCGTACGCACATATGCGCCATGACGAAGATACGGCTAATTCGCTTTATCAAGGATTGGAAACGAGAGCGGAAGGGTTGTATGCGGAAGCAGGTCAAGCGACGGCGTTTATCGTGCCAGAAATTTTAGCGATGGATGAAGATGTGTTGCGCACGTTTTTACAACAATACGAGCCGCTTCGTTTGTATGCGCATGAATTAGATGAAATGAACCGCCAACGTCCGCACGTGTTATCGGAAAAAGAAGAAGCGTTGCTTGCACAGGCGGCGGAAGTGATGAACGCATCAAGCAATACGTTCGGGGCGTTAAATAATGCTGATTTGCGTTTTCCGACGATTACAGATGAAAACGGCGAAGAAGTGGAAGTGACGCACGGCCGTTACATTCGTTTCCTTGAAAGCGAAGATCGCCGCGTCCGCCGCGATGCATTTAAAGCGGTATACGATACATATCGCAAATATGAAAATACGTTTGCGAGCACGTTAAGCGGAGCGGTGAAGCGCAATAACTTTTTTGCGCGCGTTCGCAACTATCGCTCAGCGCGCGAGGCGGCATTAAGTAAAAACCAAATTCCTGAAACGGTGTACGATAACTTAATTGAAACGATTCATCGCTATTTGCCACTTTTGCATCGTTACGTTCAATTGCGCAAGCGCGTGCTCGGATTAGATGAATTGCATATGTACGATTTATATACGCCGCTTGTCAAACAAGTCGATATGAAAGTGACGTATGAAGAAGCAAAAGACATATTGTTAAAAGGATTGACGCCACTAGGTGACGAATATATTTCGATCGTGAAAGAAGGGTTTGATAACCGTTGGGTTGACGTGCAAGAAACGCGCGGCAAACGAAGTGGAGCGTACTCGTCTGGTTCATATGGAACGAATCCGTACATTTTAATGAACTGGCAAGATAATGTGAACAACTTATTTACGCTTGCCCATGAGTTTGGCCATTCGGTGCATAGTTACTATACGCGCAAATATCAGCCGTATCCGTACGGAAACTATTCGATTTTCGTTGCGGAAGTCGCATCGACGTGCAACGAAGCGTTGTTGAACGATTATTTATTAAAAACGATCGATGACGAGAAGAAAAAGTTATATTTATTAAACCATTATTTAGAAACGTTCCGAGGGACGGTGTTCCGTCAAACGATGTTTGCGGAGTTTGAACATATGATTCATCAAATGGCACAAAACGGGGAAGCGCTGACCGCCAAAGTATTGACGGAAAAATATTATGAGCTAAACAAAACGTATTTCGGGGATGGCGTCGTCATCGATGAAGAAATCGGTTTAGAATGGGCGCGCATTCCGCATTTTTACTACAACTATTATGTGTATCAATATGCGACAGGCTTTAGCGCTGCGACCGCATTAAGCAAACAAATTTTAGAAGAGGGTACACCTGCGGTTGAACGTTACATTGGATTTTTAAAAGCAGGAAGCTCCGATTATCCGATTGAAGTGTTGAAAAAAGCAGGTGTCGATATGACAGCGCCTGAGCCGATTGAACAAGCGTGTCAAGTGTTCGAACAAAAATTACAACAGCTTGAGCAACTATTGTAA
- the mecA gene encoding adaptor protein MecA produces MEIERINEYTLKLYISYGDIEERGFDREEIWYNRERSEELFWEMMDEIHQEAEIYLEGPLWIQVHALEKGLEVFVTKAQISKDGSKLELPIVDERFRDLPVDEKIEHILDQHFNIIKASSSEPDNPLQFVIRFKTIEDVIALAHRRDFSTLHNKLFAFENHYYLYVEFTEEDTDRDIDNMLSILLEYGQDSQMTIHRLEEYGKIVIAEQALTMIAKHFPNS; encoded by the coding sequence ATGGAAATCGAACGCATCAATGAATATACGTTGAAACTATATATATCTTACGGAGATATTGAAGAACGCGGCTTCGATCGTGAAGAAATTTGGTACAATCGCGAACGGAGTGAAGAATTATTTTGGGAAATGATGGATGAAATCCATCAAGAAGCAGAAATTTATTTAGAAGGACCGCTTTGGATTCAAGTGCATGCTCTTGAAAAAGGGTTAGAAGTATTCGTCACAAAAGCGCAAATTTCAAAAGACGGCAGCAAACTCGAATTGCCAATTGTCGATGAACGCTTCAGAGACTTACCGGTTGATGAAAAAATTGAACATATATTAGACCAGCATTTTAACATTATAAAAGCATCGTCATCAGAACCTGATAATCCGCTCCAGTTCGTCATCCGTTTCAAAACGATTGAAGACGTCATTGCTCTTGCGCACCGTCGCGATTTTTCAACATTGCACAACAAACTATTCGCATTTGAAAATCACTACTACTTGTACGTCGAATTTACAGAAGAAGATACCGATCGCGACATTGACAATATGTTAAGCATATTGCTTGAATACGGGCAAGATTCGCAAATGACGATTCATCGTCTCGAAGAATACGGAAAAATCGTCATCGCAGAACAAGCATTAACAATGATCGCCAAACACTTTCCAAACTCATAA
- the cls gene encoding cardiolipin synthase codes for MRNALKVVLFILAFVGFLVVTKDYWEGWLLGTFSLFVTLSVIFISFVIFLENRHPTKTLTWLVLFSSFPLVGFILYFLLGQNYRKKRLFRKKALLDEQTFRKLERNEAHDAQTLYMKPHQQPLLQLARRMTKESISTATQTRVLTNGEETFAAIFAELEKAEHHIHLEYYIVRDDDIGQRLKQILMGKAKKGVHVRFLYDAVGSWQLSKTYIQEMREAGVDIIPFSPVRLPFLNNKINFRNHRKIIVVDGKVGFVGGLNIGDEYLGKNEYFGFWRDTHLFVYGEAVRTLQLIFLQDWYYMTGQQLLTLNYLSAPTVEDEALGGVQLVAGGPDTKWEVLKHLFFAMITSAQRSIWIASPYFIPDEDILTALKVAALSGIDVRLLVPKRPDKKIVFYASRSYFPELLEAGATIYEYEKGFMHSKIIVVDGELASIGTANMDMRSFHLNFEVNAFLYQTPSVQTLVDDFLNDFEHSSKIDINQFKRRPLWMRLAESTARLLSPLL; via the coding sequence ATGAGAAACGCTTTAAAAGTTGTGCTATTTATACTTGCTTTCGTCGGCTTTTTAGTAGTGACAAAAGATTATTGGGAAGGCTGGCTACTCGGAACGTTCAGCTTATTTGTCACCTTGTCAGTAATTTTTATTTCGTTTGTCATCTTTTTAGAAAATCGCCATCCAACGAAAACGCTCACATGGCTCGTTTTATTCAGCAGCTTTCCGCTCGTTGGTTTTATTCTTTATTTTTTACTCGGCCAAAACTATCGCAAAAAACGACTATTTCGAAAAAAGGCGTTGCTTGATGAACAAACGTTTCGCAAACTAGAGCGCAACGAGGCGCATGACGCGCAAACATTATATATGAAACCGCATCAACAGCCGTTGCTACAACTAGCGAGACGCATGACGAAAGAATCGATTTCAACCGCTACGCAAACGCGCGTCTTAACGAACGGAGAAGAAACGTTTGCCGCTATTTTTGCCGAATTGGAAAAAGCCGAGCATCACATTCATCTTGAATATTATATCGTACGTGACGACGACATCGGCCAACGGCTGAAGCAAATATTAATGGGCAAAGCAAAAAAAGGGGTGCACGTCCGCTTTTTATACGATGCGGTCGGCAGTTGGCAGCTATCGAAAACGTACATACAGGAGATGCGTGAAGCTGGCGTTGATATCATCCCTTTCTCCCCTGTGCGCTTGCCGTTTTTAAACAATAAAATTAACTTCCGCAACCATCGTAAAATTATCGTCGTTGATGGAAAAGTCGGTTTTGTTGGCGGGTTAAATATTGGAGACGAATATTTAGGGAAAAACGAATATTTCGGCTTTTGGCGCGATACGCATTTATTCGTGTACGGCGAAGCAGTACGTACGCTACAACTTATTTTTTTACAAGATTGGTATTACATGACCGGTCAACAGCTATTAACGCTGAACTACTTAAGTGCACCGACAGTTGAGGATGAAGCACTTGGAGGCGTTCAGCTTGTCGCCGGCGGACCGGATACGAAATGGGAAGTGCTGAAACATTTATTTTTTGCGATGATTACATCGGCACAGCGCTCGATCTGGATCGCCTCGCCGTATTTTATTCCAGATGAGGACATTTTAACGGCATTAAAAGTGGCGGCATTAAGCGGAATTGACGTGCGGCTTCTTGTTCCGAAGCGACCGGATAAGAAAATTGTATTTTATGCGTCACGCTCTTATTTTCCCGAACTACTCGAAGCAGGAGCGACCATTTACGAATACGAAAAAGGATTTATGCACAGCAAAATTATCGTTGTAGATGGAGAACTCGCTTCCATCGGCACAGCGAATATGGATATGCGCAGCTTCCATTTGAACTTTGAAGTGAATGCGTTTTTATATCAAACACCAAGCGTGCAAACGTTAGTCGATGACTTTTTAAACGACTTCGAGCATTCATCAAAAATTGATATCAATCAATTCAAACGCCGACCGCTTTGGATGCGGCTCGCCGAGTCGACTGCTCGCCTCCTTTCGCCGTTACTATAA
- a CDS encoding lytic transglycosylase domain-containing protein: protein MNVQQLKLLLELQALQHLQGKKEAPTTSFHDLFRELLTPETNEKTEAMRLSLPLMTSGETKAPTYKVSTPLHKDTIHQWIDEAAAKYDVDPKLIYAVIRHESNFNPQAKSRVGAMGLMQLMPSTARMLGVQDAFDPQQNIEGGTKYLRQLLDRYDGNMALALAAYNAGPGNVDKHGGIPPFRETINYVKKVMQTYYAASHIV from the coding sequence ATGAACGTGCAACAATTGAAATTGCTTCTTGAACTGCAAGCGTTGCAACATTTACAAGGAAAAAAAGAAGCGCCAACAACATCGTTTCACGACCTATTTCGCGAGCTGTTAACGCCAGAGACGAACGAAAAAACGGAAGCAATGCGCCTATCGCTTCCGCTTATGACAAGCGGAGAAACGAAAGCGCCGACATATAAAGTGAGCACACCGCTTCATAAAGATACGATACATCAATGGATTGACGAAGCTGCAGCGAAATACGATGTCGATCCGAAACTCATTTATGCGGTCATTCGCCATGAATCGAATTTCAATCCGCAAGCAAAAAGCCGCGTCGGCGCGATGGGACTGATGCAGTTAATGCCGAGCACGGCGCGCATGTTAGGGGTACAAGACGCCTTCGATCCACAACAAAACATTGAAGGCGGGACAAAATATTTACGCCAGCTTCTCGATCGGTACGACGGCAACATGGCACTTGCGCTTGCGGCTTATAACGCCGGGCCGGGAAATGTCGATAAACATGGAGGCATTCCACCGTTTCGCGAAACGATAAACTACGTGAAAAAAGTCATGCAAACGTACTATGCCGCAAGTCACATCGTTTGA
- a CDS encoding competence protein CoiA, which produces MFVALLKNGETCSLLDDWTIEQLYVLRATQAFFCPVCLKRVQLKIGTKRMPHFAHETKCTIETERETFAHLQGKQQLYEWLTNEKIEVEIEKYLRHIQQRPDVFVRHMQHMYAIEYQCSVIPFSLFAKRTNAYKNAHIVPIWLLHTSHVKRRSLFFQLSSFSWLFFNDQEVIPFYCAERREVSFLHHLIPLSSTLAYGEWATFPLHAISFSSFFQTPQRQHDVLFHAWQMKKKQWRLSPLYYRTNRTFCRIVYHAHMTPSLFPHEAGIPLRHSYWFETPPFIWQTYMLVEMMNVPLHVTFSFHQLYERMRYFIRQNLIHIRRLPLVTKSHYSYALMDYLHALVSLRFLKKVGKSSFQRIRSWSLPRNAEEAIRGDEQLLRRIVSKKEDFFTKRE; this is translated from the coding sequence ATGTTTGTCGCATTATTGAAAAATGGAGAAACATGTTCGTTGTTAGACGATTGGACGATCGAGCAGCTATATGTATTGCGAGCGACGCAGGCGTTTTTTTGTCCTGTTTGTTTAAAACGAGTTCAGTTGAAAATAGGGACAAAACGTATGCCGCATTTTGCGCACGAAACGAAATGTACGATTGAAACAGAGCGGGAGACATTTGCTCATTTACAAGGAAAACAACAATTGTATGAATGGTTGACAAATGAAAAAATCGAAGTAGAAATCGAGAAGTATTTGCGGCACATTCAGCAACGTCCAGATGTATTTGTTCGACATATGCAACACATGTACGCGATCGAATATCAATGTTCCGTCATTCCATTCTCTTTATTCGCGAAACGAACGAATGCATACAAGAACGCACATATTGTCCCGATTTGGTTACTTCATACATCTCATGTCAAACGCCGCAGTTTGTTTTTTCAACTTTCCTCATTTTCATGGCTATTTTTCAATGATCAAGAAGTCATCCCGTTTTATTGTGCTGAACGCCGAGAAGTATCGTTTCTTCATCATCTTATTCCGCTCTCTTCTACGCTCGCATACGGAGAATGGGCGACGTTTCCACTTCATGCGATATCGTTTTCTTCTTTTTTTCAGACGCCACAACGACAACATGATGTTTTGTTTCATGCATGGCAAATGAAAAAGAAGCAATGGCGGCTATCTCCCTTATACTATCGCACAAATCGAACGTTTTGCCGCATCGTATATCATGCGCATATGACCCCATCATTATTTCCGCATGAAGCTGGCATTCCACTTCGCCATTCGTATTGGTTTGAGACACCTCCGTTTATTTGGCAAACGTATATGTTAGTTGAGATGATGAACGTTCCGCTTCATGTGACGTTTTCGTTTCATCAATTATATGAGCGAATGCGATATTTCATTCGTCAAAATCTTATTCATATTCGCCGCTTGCCGCTTGTGACAAAAAGTCATTACTCATATGCCCTTATGGATTATTTACATGCGCTCGTTTCGCTTCGTTTTTTAAAAAAAGTCGGAAAAAGTTCGTTTCAGCGCATTCGGTCATGGTCGCTTCCGCGCAACGCTGAAGAAGCGATTCGTGGAGATGAGCAACTATTGCGACGAATTGTAAGCAAAAAAGAGGATTTTTTCACAAAACGAGAATAA
- a CDS encoding globin translates to MFQSPYEAIGGEQVVSKLVDAFYERVAKHPDLAPIFPKDLTETARKQKQFLTQYLGGPPLYTAEHGHPMLRARHLPFPITPTRAKAWLACMHEAMDAIGLKGPVRDELYQRLMLTAQHMINTPDDERKEHEGEW, encoded by the coding sequence ATGTTTCAATCCCCTTATGAAGCGATTGGAGGCGAACAAGTTGTCTCAAAACTCGTTGATGCTTTTTATGAACGGGTGGCGAAACATCCTGATTTAGCGCCGATTTTTCCAAAAGACTTAACAGAAACCGCGCGAAAACAAAAACAATTTTTAACGCAATATTTAGGCGGCCCACCGCTTTATACAGCCGAACACGGACACCCGATGTTGCGCGCTCGCCACTTGCCGTTTCCAATTACACCAACGCGCGCAAAAGCATGGCTTGCGTGTATGCATGAAGCGATGGATGCGATCGGACTAAAAGGACCTGTTCGAGACGAATTGTATCAACGGCTCATGTTGACTGCCCAACATATGATTAATACACCAGATGACGAGCGAAAGGAGCATGAAGGTGAATGGTAA
- a CDS encoding NAD kinase encodes MKFAVISKGDAISNECMYKIRTYLTDFRLTYDEDEPDIVISVGGDGTLLYAFHRYRSRLEQTAFVGVHTGHLGFYADWVPDEIEKLVIAIAKTPYQIVEYPLLEVTIRYVRGGREAKYLALNECTVKSVGGTLVMDVEIRGDLFETFRGDGLCISTPSGSTAYNKALGGAILHPSLEAIQVAEMASINNRVFRTIGSPLVLPKHHTCMLKPVNDVDFQITIDHLSLLHKDVKSIQCRVADEKIRFARFRPFPFWKRVRESFIQ; translated from the coding sequence GTGAAATTTGCGGTCATATCAAAAGGGGATGCGATATCAAACGAATGTATGTATAAAATTCGTACATATTTAACCGATTTTCGTTTAACGTATGATGAAGATGAGCCGGATATTGTCATCTCAGTCGGCGGGGATGGGACGTTGTTGTATGCGTTTCATCGTTATCGGAGCCGGCTCGAACAGACGGCGTTTGTCGGGGTACATACGGGTCATTTAGGCTTTTATGCCGATTGGGTGCCAGATGAAATTGAAAAGCTCGTCATTGCGATTGCGAAAACGCCATATCAAATCGTGGAATACCCGCTTTTAGAAGTGACGATTCGATATGTGCGCGGCGGACGCGAAGCAAAATATTTAGCGCTCAATGAATGTACGGTGAAAAGCGTTGGAGGGACGCTTGTGATGGACGTTGAAATTCGCGGCGATTTGTTTGAAACGTTTCGCGGGGATGGGTTATGCATTTCGACGCCATCGGGAAGTACGGCATACAATAAAGCGCTTGGCGGGGCGATTTTACATCCATCGTTAGAGGCCATTCAAGTCGCGGAAATGGCGTCGATTAACAATCGCGTCTTCCGCACGATCGGCTCGCCGCTCGTTTTGCCGAAGCATCATACGTGCATGTTAAAGCCGGTCAATGACGTCGATTTTCAAATTACGATCGACCATTTGTCGCTACTTCATAAAGATGTGAAGTCGATACAATGCCGCGTCGCTGATGAAAAAATTCGCTTTGCGCGCTTCCGTCCGTTTCCGTTTTGGAAGCGTGTACGCGAATCATTTATTCAGTAG
- a CDS encoding ClpXP adapter SpxH family protein: MKVNGKQEGTAKQLEIYLFVDPLCPDCWALEPVLKKLWIEYGQYFALRHVLTGQLDRLNGVSYKRIDRHASRVGIACEDRVLLQTPLPIPYIASLAVKAAELQGRQASIRFLRQLQEIVFIQGKTITETNTLIQCAIDAGLDVQEFINDLSSPSAVKALQCDLKISAEMDVREVPTLVFFNENIEEEGIKISGCYPYDVYVDLIHEMLGFHPQPSSLPPIEQFLHHALFVTTDDIAMVYNIPHSKAECELKKLRLKQKVEKIGSFWRWIG, translated from the coding sequence ATGAAGGTGAATGGTAAGCAAGAAGGAACGGCAAAGCAATTAGAGATTTACTTATTTGTCGATCCTCTTTGCCCAGACTGTTGGGCGCTTGAACCTGTTTTAAAAAAATTATGGATCGAATACGGACAATATTTTGCTTTGCGTCACGTCTTAACCGGTCAACTCGATCGGCTGAATGGCGTCAGTTATAAACGAATCGATCGGCATGCGTCGCGCGTCGGCATCGCCTGTGAAGACCGCGTGCTTCTTCAAACGCCGTTGCCGATCCCATACATTGCTTCGCTCGCTGTGAAAGCGGCCGAATTGCAAGGGCGTCAAGCGAGCATTCGCTTTTTGCGTCAACTACAAGAAATTGTATTTATTCAAGGCAAAACGATTACAGAAACAAACACACTCATTCAATGCGCCATCGATGCTGGTTTAGATGTGCAAGAGTTTATAAACGATTTATCTTCTCCAAGTGCCGTTAAAGCGCTACAATGCGATTTAAAAATTAGTGCAGAAATGGACGTTCGCGAAGTTCCAACGCTCGTCTTTTTTAACGAAAACATTGAAGAGGAAGGCATTAAAATTTCAGGCTGTTATCCGTACGACGTATATGTCGATTTAATCCATGAAATGCTCGGATTTCATCCTCAACCATCTTCACTTCCACCAATTGAACAGTTTTTACATCATGCGCTATTCGTTACGACCGATGATATTGCCATGGTATACAACATCCCGCACAGCAAAGCGGAATGCGAATTAAAAAAGTTGCGTTTAAAGCAAAAAGTGGAGAAAATCGGCTCATTTTGGCGCTGGATCGGATAA